In the bacterium genome, one interval contains:
- a CDS encoding 4Fe-4S dicluster domain-containing protein, which translates to MAKLGTLIDTSKCTGCRGCQVACKQWNGLEAEKTQFFGGEGYQNPKELSGKTFTLVFFKEKAEGNNLQWLFRKHQCMQCTIASCVNVCPVKALSKHPDGYTVRDREKCIGCELCVQNCPFKVPRMAEDKKASSCKYCIDRVQNGLTPACAKACPSGAIQFGERENLLKIAKDRVNFFGGKANLYGETQCGGLGVLYILLDDPSVYGLPKSPKTAQMPDWNELVDALSKFSLLGIGGMAIERWER; encoded by the coding sequence ATGGCAAAATTAGGTACTTTGATTGACACATCAAAATGTACGGGGTGTAGGGGATGTCAGGTTGCTTGCAAGCAATGGAATGGCTTGGAAGCTGAGAAAACCCAATTCTTTGGAGGCGAGGGCTATCAAAACCCAAAAGAGCTATCCGGGAAAACATTTACCCTGGTTTTCTTTAAGGAAAAAGCCGAAGGAAATAATCTTCAATGGCTATTCAGAAAGCATCAATGTATGCAATGCACCATTGCATCTTGTGTAAATGTCTGCCCGGTAAAAGCATTAAGCAAGCATCCAGATGGCTATACTGTCCGTGATAGGGAAAAGTGCATTGGCTGTGAGCTTTGTGTTCAAAATTGCCCATTTAAGGTTCCAAGGATGGCTGAAGATAAAAAGGCAAGTTCTTGCAAGTATTGCATAGATAGGGTTCAAAATGGCTTAACCCCAGCCTGTGCAAAAGCCTGCCCTTCAGGTGCAATCCAATTTGGAGAAAGGGAGAATTTGTTAAAAATAGCCAAAGATAGGGTTAACTTTTTTGGTGGCAAAGCAAATCTCTACGGAGAAACCCAATGTGGCGGTCTGGGTGTTCTTTATATCCTTTTGGATGACCCAAGTGTTTATGGCCTTCCAAAGTCTCCAAAGACAGCACAAATGCCAGATTGGAATGAATTGGTAGACGCCCTTTCTAAATTTAGCCTTTTAGGAATTGGGGGAATGGCGATAGAAAGATGGGAAAGATAA